From the Paenibacillus sp. FSL H8-0548 genome, one window contains:
- the gltB gene encoding glutamate synthase large subunit produces MKNSILGLPPKQGLYDPQFEKDACGMGFVANIKGIKSHKVIRQALTLLENMEHRGGQGSEPNTGDGAGILLQIPHAFFAAELNKQEIKLPIEGKYAVGMIFMPQDETARAAIEREVESIVKEEKQSVIAWRTVPTDDRKLGESALAVKPFVRQLFIGMDESLQDNMAFERKLYVIRKRAELAIRYAGKEGGNMFYFSSLSSRKIVYKGMLTTEQVRSFYSELNDESVVSAMALVHSRFSTNTFPSWERAHPFHYMIHNGEINTLRGNVNWMHARQTLFATELFGDDMEKIKPIINPDGSDTAMFDNTLEFLFLSGRSMAHAAMMMVPEPWSNHESMSDERKAFYEYHSTLMEPWDGPAALGFTDGIKIGAVLDRNGLRPARYYVTKDDHIILGSEAGTVDIPAEDILYKDRLRPGRMLLVDTEQGRIISDEEVKAEIETEHPYRDWLNEHLVDLEDLPEAPELPEPNHTTVQMRQQAFGYTYEDIRKVLEPMAGSGAEPISSMGYDAPLAILSEKPQRLYNYFKQLFAQVTNPPIDAIREEIITATGTTIGPERNLLNPEPESCRHIKLDTPILSNEQFAKLRHVRRPGFRSITLPIFFVASEGEAGLRDALTLMCEAADRVIDKGHNLLILSDRGVDKENAAIPALLAVAALHHHLIRQGTRTKVAILLESGEPREVHHFALLLGYGVNAVNPYLAFETLDDMIRQGMLRGISHEKAVKNLIKAATKGVVKILSKMGISTIQSYRGAQIFEAVGLKEDVINQYFTWTPSRIGGIGLDVITEETLKHHHRAFAEQEGAEKELDSGGDYQWRKDGEDHLFTPQTIHTLQMASRTNDYKLYKKFSALVQGEDKKHLTLRSLLKFKEGRQPVPLEEVESLESIVKRFKTGAMSFGSISKEAHESLAIAMNRLGGKSNTGEGGEDPARFIPDANGDSRRSAIKQVASGRFGVTSNYLVNADEIQIKMAQGAKPGEGGQLPGLKVYPWVAEVRGSTPGVGLISPPPHHDIYSIEDLAELVHDLKNANPRARINVKLVSGVGVGTIATGVAKGRADVIMVSGYDGGTGASPMGSIRHAGLPWELGLAETHQTLMLNKLRDRVVLETDGKMMNGRDVAIAVLLGAEEYGFSTAPLIVLGCIMMRVCQLDTCPVGVATQNPELRKKFMGDPSHVVNYLRFIAEELREIMAELGFRTIQEMVGRVDILETKQMLEHYKAKGIDLSSLLYEAELPQDAVRYNIQEQNHGLELSLDMQQLVPIAEPALGSGERVRGTFPILNTNRVVGTILGSEVTRRYGAAGLPEDTISYHFVGTAGQSFGAFLPKGITLSIEGDSNDYFGKGLSGGKISVAPSPKATFIAEDNVIIGNTALYGATSGQAYIRGTAGERFAVRNSGANVVVEGVGDHGCEYMTGGRVVILGSTGRNFGAGMSGGVAYIYDEEGVFYNQCNLEMVLLERLENSEDIAELKGLIESHVQHTESALGARVLSDWEVSLAKFVKVIPKDYKRMLEQIRKVQDTGLAGDEALLAAFEANKRELARVGGK; encoded by the coding sequence ATGAAGAACTCTATTTTGGGATTGCCGCCTAAGCAGGGGCTCTATGATCCGCAATTCGAGAAAGACGCATGCGGCATGGGCTTTGTGGCAAACATTAAAGGAATAAAATCACATAAGGTTATTCGCCAGGCACTAACGCTGCTCGAGAATATGGAGCATCGCGGCGGTCAAGGCAGTGAACCGAATACAGGAGATGGAGCAGGTATTTTGCTTCAAATTCCACATGCTTTTTTTGCAGCAGAATTAAATAAACAAGAAATAAAGCTTCCTATTGAAGGCAAGTATGCTGTTGGTATGATTTTTATGCCGCAGGATGAGACTGCGCGCGCGGCTATCGAGCGTGAAGTGGAATCCATTGTTAAAGAAGAGAAGCAATCCGTGATTGCTTGGCGTACAGTTCCAACGGATGATCGGAAGCTAGGGGAATCTGCATTAGCTGTTAAGCCTTTTGTGCGGCAGCTGTTTATCGGTATGGATGAGAGCCTGCAGGACAATATGGCATTTGAACGCAAATTATATGTAATTCGTAAGCGTGCTGAGCTTGCGATTCGTTATGCCGGCAAAGAAGGCGGCAATATGTTCTATTTCTCGAGCTTATCCTCGAGAAAAATCGTCTACAAAGGGATGCTTACGACTGAGCAAGTACGCTCATTCTATTCTGAGCTTAATGACGAGTCTGTCGTATCGGCGATGGCTCTTGTTCACTCCCGTTTCAGTACAAACACGTTCCCGAGCTGGGAGCGCGCGCATCCTTTCCACTATATGATCCATAACGGAGAGATTAACACGCTTCGCGGCAACGTGAACTGGATGCATGCACGTCAAACGTTGTTTGCCACTGAGCTGTTCGGTGATGATATGGAGAAGATCAAGCCGATCATTAATCCTGACGGCTCCGATACAGCGATGTTCGATAATACGCTGGAGTTCCTGTTCTTGTCTGGTCGCTCAATGGCTCATGCAGCTATGATGATGGTTCCAGAGCCATGGTCTAACCATGAGAGCATGAGCGATGAGCGCAAGGCGTTCTATGAATACCACAGTACGTTAATGGAGCCATGGGACGGACCTGCTGCGCTTGGCTTTACAGACGGCATAAAAATTGGTGCTGTGCTTGATCGTAATGGTCTTCGGCCAGCCCGTTATTATGTAACGAAGGATGATCACATTATACTCGGCTCTGAAGCAGGAACAGTTGATATTCCGGCTGAAGATATTTTATACAAAGATCGTTTGCGTCCAGGACGCATGCTGCTTGTAGACACAGAGCAAGGCCGCATTATTTCTGATGAGGAAGTAAAAGCGGAGATTGAAACGGAGCATCCTTACCGGGATTGGCTGAATGAGCATCTCGTGGATCTAGAGGATCTTCCAGAAGCTCCCGAGCTGCCAGAGCCTAACCATACTACTGTACAAATGAGACAGCAAGCATTTGGCTACACTTATGAGGATATTCGCAAGGTGCTTGAGCCGATGGCTGGCAGCGGTGCTGAGCCGATTTCATCAATGGGCTACGACGCTCCACTTGCGATATTATCGGAGAAACCGCAGCGCTTGTACAATTACTTTAAGCAATTGTTTGCGCAAGTAACGAATCCGCCGATTGATGCGATTCGCGAGGAAATTATTACGGCGACGGGAACGACGATTGGCCCTGAGCGAAACCTGCTTAATCCTGAGCCGGAGAGCTGCCGTCATATTAAATTAGATACGCCAATATTGTCCAATGAGCAGTTCGCTAAGCTGCGCCATGTGCGCCGTCCGGGCTTCCGTTCCATTACGCTTCCAATCTTCTTTGTGGCAAGCGAAGGAGAAGCAGGTTTGCGTGATGCACTTACGCTGATGTGTGAAGCGGCTGATCGCGTCATTGATAAAGGCCATAATTTGCTTATTTTATCCGATCGCGGCGTCGACAAGGAAAATGCTGCAATTCCAGCTTTGCTGGCAGTAGCGGCTTTACATCACCATCTTATTCGCCAAGGTACGCGTACGAAGGTTGCTATTTTGCTGGAGTCGGGCGAGCCTCGTGAAGTTCATCACTTTGCGTTATTGCTTGGTTACGGTGTAAATGCGGTTAACCCTTACCTAGCATTTGAGACGCTGGACGATATGATTCGCCAAGGCATGCTTCGCGGCATTTCGCATGAGAAGGCCGTTAAAAACCTGATCAAAGCAGCGACTAAAGGCGTTGTCAAAATATTGTCCAAAATGGGGATCTCGACGATTCAGTCCTATCGCGGCGCGCAAATTTTCGAAGCGGTTGGCTTGAAAGAGGATGTCATTAATCAGTACTTCACTTGGACTCCATCTCGTATAGGCGGTATTGGCCTCGATGTGATTACAGAAGAAACGTTGAAGCATCATCATCGTGCATTCGCTGAGCAGGAAGGCGCAGAGAAAGAGCTTGACTCCGGTGGCGATTATCAGTGGCGCAAAGACGGCGAGGACCATTTATTTACACCGCAGACGATTCATACGCTGCAAATGGCTTCCCGTACGAACGACTACAAGCTATACAAGAAATTCTCAGCGCTTGTACAGGGTGAGGACAAGAAGCATTTAACGCTGCGTTCCTTACTTAAATTCAAGGAAGGTCGTCAGCCTGTTCCGCTTGAGGAAGTTGAATCTCTTGAATCCATCGTGAAGCGGTTCAAAACCGGTGCGATGTCATTCGGTTCCATAAGCAAGGAAGCCCATGAGAGTCTGGCTATTGCGATGAACCGCCTTGGCGGCAAGTCGAATACTGGCGAGGGCGGGGAAGATCCAGCGCGCTTTATTCCTGACGCGAACGGTGATTCAAGACGGAGTGCGATCAAGCAGGTCGCATCGGGACGTTTTGGGGTAACGAGCAACTACTTGGTTAATGCAGATGAGATTCAAATTAAAATGGCCCAAGGCGCTAAGCCTGGTGAAGGCGGTCAGCTGCCTGGTCTTAAAGTATATCCTTGGGTTGCTGAGGTTCGCGGATCAACGCCTGGTGTTGGACTTATCTCACCGCCGCCGCATCATGATATTTATTCGATTGAGGATTTGGCGGAGCTTGTTCATGATTTGAAAAATGCAAATCCACGCGCACGGATTAACGTAAAGCTAGTATCCGGAGTTGGGGTAGGAACGATTGCGACCGGCGTAGCAAAAGGCCGTGCTGACGTTATTATGGTAAGCGGCTATGATGGCGGTACGGGTGCATCTCCAATGGGCTCCATTCGCCATGCAGGCTTGCCTTGGGAGCTAGGTCTAGCTGAAACGCATCAGACGCTTATGCTTAACAAATTGCGTGATCGCGTAGTTCTAGAGACAGACGGTAAAATGATGAACGGACGCGATGTTGCAATAGCAGTGCTGCTGGGAGCTGAAGAATACGGCTTCTCTACGGCTCCGCTCATCGTGCTTGGCTGCATCATGATGCGTGTGTGTCAATTGGATACTTGTCCAGTAGGCGTTGCCACGCAAAATCCAGAGCTTCGCAAAAAGTTTATGGGCGATCCGAGCCATGTCGTTAACTATTTGCGCTTCATTGCTGAAGAGCTGCGTGAGATTATGGCAGAGCTCGGCTTCCGCACCATTCAAGAAATGGTAGGCCGCGTTGATATTTTGGAAACAAAGCAGATGCTTGAGCACTACAAAGCAAAAGGCATCGATCTATCGAGCTTGCTTTATGAAGCAGAGCTTCCGCAGGATGCGGTTCGCTATAACATTCAAGAGCAAAACCACGGACTAGAGCTATCGCTTGATATGCAGCAGCTTGTGCCAATTGCGGAGCCTGCGCTCGGCAGTGGTGAACGGGTGCGCGGTACATTCCCTATCTTGAATACGAACCGTGTTGTCGGAACGATTCTAGGCAGCGAGGTTACTCGTCGTTATGGCGCGGCAGGCTTGCCTGAGGATACCATTTCGTATCACTTCGTTGGAACAGCTGGTCAGAGCTTTGGCGCATTCCTGCCTAAAGGCATCACACTATCGATTGAGGGCGATTCGAATGACTATTTCGGCAAAGGCTTATCAGGCGGTAAAATTTCCGTAGCGCCTTCACCGAAAGCAACCTTTATCGCTGAGGACAATGTTATTATTGGTAACACAGCTTTGTATGGCGCAACTAGTGGTCAAGCATATATACGTGGTACGGCTGGTGAGCGCTTTGCAGTTCGGAACAGTGGAGCTAACGTTGTTGTCGAAGGTGTAGGCGACCATGGCTGTGAATATATGACAGGTGGGCGAGTGGTCATTCTCGGGAGCACAGGACGTAACTTTGGAGCAGGTATGTCCGGAGGCGTTGCGTATATCTACGATGAGGAAGGCGTTTTCTACAACCAGTGTAATCTGGAAATGGTGCTGCTGGAGCGTCTGGAGAATTCGGAAGATATTGCTGAGCTGAAAGGCTTGATTGAATCACATGTACAGCATACAGAAAGTGCATTAGGCGCGCGTGTATTAAGTGATT
- a CDS encoding glycosyltransferase codes for MRKKRVLLLSEGFGSGHTQAAFALAVGLKQLCPGIQTRVIELGKFLNPVLGPWIVSAYRKTVSKQPKMVGLMYRSNYKKSFNRLTQLAIHRMFYTHTSQVISQLKPDLIICTHPGPNAVVSRLKRLGLIDTPLFTLITDYDAHGSWVNKEVNHYLVSSDIVKERLMDKGITNNRIEVTGIPVHPNFWHTYNKEEVREQFHLQNMPTVLIMGGGWGIMYEDNALEYMTKWRESTQLIYCVGSNEKMKEKMLSDPLFQHPNVHILGFTREINKLMDVSDLLITKPGGMTCTEGMSKGIPMLFYEPIPGQEEENCEYFINNGFGEMLDSNDVVDRWFSLIHQPNAAGQFRDSLLTKRNLQYDPTNCPKAVLRFMQ; via the coding sequence ATGCGTAAGAAAAGAGTGCTTCTGCTCTCTGAAGGCTTTGGCTCAGGTCATACACAAGCTGCTTTTGCGCTTGCTGTCGGACTAAAGCAGTTGTGTCCGGGGATTCAGACCCGCGTCATCGAGCTTGGAAAATTTCTTAATCCGGTGCTTGGTCCTTGGATTGTATCAGCGTATCGCAAAACCGTAAGCAAACAACCTAAGATGGTCGGTCTTATGTACCGCAGCAACTATAAAAAATCGTTTAATCGTCTCACACAGCTTGCCATTCATCGTATGTTTTATACTCATACATCGCAGGTTATATCTCAATTGAAGCCTGATCTAATTATTTGTACGCATCCAGGACCGAATGCAGTTGTTTCCAGACTAAAGCGTCTCGGACTAATTGATACCCCGCTGTTCACCTTAATTACCGATTATGATGCTCATGGCTCTTGGGTAAATAAGGAGGTTAATCATTATCTCGTTTCCTCGGATATTGTAAAGGAACGTCTAATGGACAAGGGGATAACCAATAATCGAATTGAAGTAACAGGAATTCCTGTTCATCCGAATTTTTGGCATACATATAATAAAGAAGAAGTAAGAGAGCAGTTCCATTTGCAAAATATGCCTACCGTACTCATTATGGGCGGCGGTTGGGGAATTATGTACGAGGATAACGCACTCGAGTATATGACCAAATGGCGAGAAAGCACTCAGCTCATCTATTGTGTAGGCTCCAACGAGAAAATGAAGGAAAAAATGCTCTCTGATCCGCTTTTCCAGCATCCTAACGTTCATATTCTCGGATTCACCCGCGAAATAAATAAGCTCATGGATGTTTCAGATCTGCTCATTACGAAGCCGGGCGGGATGACTTGCACCGAAGGAATGAGCAAAGGAATTCCGATGCTCTTCTATGAACCGATACCAGGGCAAGAGGAAGAAAACTGCGAATACTTCATAAACAACGGCTTTGGCGAAATGCTTGACTCCAACGATGTCGTTGATCGTTGGTTCTCGCTCATTCATCAGCCTAATGCCGCGGGGCAATTCCGTGACAGTCTGCTAACGAAACGAAATTTACAATATGACCCGACAAATTGTCCGAAAGCCGTCCTGCGATTCATGCAGTGA
- a CDS encoding cation diffusion facilitator family transporter: MKLNQYDDIKQGEKGAWVSIAAYLVLSALKLAAGYWFVSGALVADGFNNLTDIVASAAVLIGLRISQKPPDKDHPYGHFRAETIAALIASFIMATVGIQVLITAVKSLFSPTQHTPNLITAWVALFAAVCMLGVYFYNKKLALRINNQALLAAAKDNLSDALVSIGAAIGIIGAQFGLPWLDPVAAIAVGLIICKTAWDIFYSSTHALTDGFDENELSSLRATIAKTKGVKSIKDIKARVHGSHVLVDVIVQVDPQLTLIESHRISDEIEQRMGRKHNIMSVHVHVEPQELIKHIEMNGLNNH, from the coding sequence ATGAAGCTGAATCAGTATGATGATATAAAGCAGGGGGAGAAGGGTGCTTGGGTTAGTATAGCTGCCTACTTGGTGTTGTCTGCCCTCAAGCTCGCTGCCGGCTACTGGTTTGTGTCAGGAGCTCTTGTAGCAGATGGATTTAACAACTTGACGGATATCGTTGCATCAGCAGCGGTATTGATTGGCCTGCGAATATCTCAGAAGCCACCGGACAAAGATCATCCTTATGGACATTTTCGCGCGGAAACTATCGCAGCGCTTATTGCATCTTTTATTATGGCTACTGTCGGCATTCAGGTGTTGATTACTGCGGTCAAATCGTTATTTTCTCCAACTCAGCATACCCCGAACCTCATTACAGCATGGGTTGCTCTGTTTGCGGCTGTTTGTATGCTAGGTGTTTATTTTTATAATAAAAAGCTGGCGCTGCGCATAAACAATCAAGCTCTGCTAGCAGCCGCCAAAGATAATTTATCGGATGCGCTTGTCAGTATTGGAGCGGCAATCGGAATTATCGGAGCTCAGTTTGGCTTGCCATGGCTTGATCCAGTTGCAGCGATAGCGGTAGGTCTCATTATTTGCAAAACAGCATGGGATATTTTCTATAGCTCAACTCACGCGCTTACCGACGGTTTCGACGAGAATGAGCTGTCTTCTCTGAGAGCAACAATTGCCAAAACGAAAGGTGTAAAATCGATCAAGGATATTAAGGCAAGAGTACATGGCAGCCATGTGCTTGTTGATGTTATTGTACAGGTAGATCCCCAGCTTACCCTTATCGAAAGTCATCGGATTAGCGATGAAATCGAGCAGCGTATGGGACGGAAGCATAATATTATGAGTGTACATGTTCATGTTGAGCCTCAGGAGCTCATTAAGCATATAGAGATGAATGGACTAAATAACCACTGA
- a CDS encoding VTT domain-containing protein, producing MFQAVVDFLKDFGPLGLFIHAFLDAVIFPIPAFFLQVSLSILNPSTALWLATVGYIACLLGTPVGYYLGKVMGKSVLYKFLKKEWIDAATDRFQKNGEAAILIGSFTPIPFKVFTILSGCLNFPIWRLIGYAAIGRGLKFYIVGLLFYFYGRAAEGMVKNVSLYIFVVAVPIIIIFLLIRKRRNKKKALANKQAEAAAEQSGQVIQSENTSTVQIDS from the coding sequence ATGTTTCAAGCTGTAGTTGATTTTTTAAAGGATTTCGGGCCACTAGGCTTGTTTATTCATGCGTTTCTGGATGCTGTTATTTTTCCCATTCCTGCTTTTTTTCTTCAAGTTTCATTAAGCATACTAAATCCATCTACCGCATTATGGCTGGCAACAGTGGGCTATATCGCCTGCCTCCTAGGTACACCTGTCGGGTATTATCTTGGGAAGGTAATGGGCAAATCAGTCCTATATAAGTTTCTGAAGAAAGAATGGATCGATGCTGCAACAGATCGATTTCAGAAGAACGGTGAAGCTGCCATTCTTATTGGCTCCTTTACCCCCATCCCCTTTAAGGTTTTCACCATTTTGTCAGGCTGCTTAAACTTTCCAATATGGAGATTAATAGGCTACGCAGCGATCGGACGTGGTTTGAAGTTTTATATTGTTGGTCTCTTGTTTTATTTCTACGGACGTGCGGCGGAGGGCATGGTTAAAAATGTATCCTTGTATATCTTCGTAGTCGCCGTGCCTATCATCATTATTTTCCTGTTGATTCGCAAGAGAAGAAACAAAAAGAAAGCGCTGGCAAATAAGCAGGCCGAGGCTGCAGCAGAGCAGAGCGGGCAGGTTATACAAAGCGAAAACACAAGCACAGTACAAATTGATTCCTAA
- a CDS encoding kinase-associated lipoprotein B, which produces MTTFNQEDQECNIGNYVRVDIRSGQYVGELVELNKPRALVKVLAVLKHPEQGDLHNPYNPDVPMFHERRALSYTEKTTVLIRDLKPYTGAVPDYSDSLRTATEAAIDALDRLHRWSAMALEQMQQLQKEYK; this is translated from the coding sequence ATGACAACATTTAATCAAGAGGATCAAGAATGCAACATTGGCAATTATGTTCGTGTCGATATTAGATCAGGCCAATATGTAGGAGAACTCGTAGAATTAAACAAGCCCCGTGCGCTCGTTAAGGTTCTTGCTGTACTAAAGCATCCAGAGCAAGGTGATCTGCATAATCCTTATAATCCTGACGTACCGATGTTTCATGAGCGGCGTGCGCTTAGCTATACAGAGAAAACAACTGTACTTATTCGTGATTTGAAGCCATATACAGGTGCTGTACCGGATTATAGCGACTCGCTAAGAACAGCAACTGAAGCAGCTATTGATGCTCTTGATCGGCTGCATCGCTGGTCGGCTATGGCACTTGAGCAGATGCAGCAGCTGCAGAAGGAATACAAGTAG
- a CDS encoding NAD-dependent malic enzyme → MSSNMTDGKTIILRLEIDTNLAQFGRAATAIEQAKGDIIAIDVIHTDRNKSLRDLTVKISEHGAAERLTTALKSLEGIRLVHISDRTFLLHLGGKITVQPKTPIQNRDDLSRVYTPDVARVCQAIFEEPSKAYTLTVKRNMVAVVSDGSAVLGLGNIGPYAAMPVMEGKAMLFKQFADVDAFPICLDTQDTEAIIATIINIAPAFGGINLEDISAPRCFEIEQRLRGVLDIPVFHDDQHGTAVVLYAGLLNALKLTGRKLSEARIVVCGIGAAGTACSKMLLAGGAEHIVGVDREGILTANQTYDNAMWQWYAEHTNSQRQSGSLADALKDADVFIGVSAGGILTRALIETMAKDPVVFAMANPEPEIRPELAEDIVAVFATGRSDYPNQINNVLCFPGIFRGALDSRATTINEEMKLAAAEAIASVISDDELSPMYIVPSVFNNRVVEEVRRRVIQAAQQSGVSRRQTRE, encoded by the coding sequence ATGAGTTCAAATATGACAGATGGCAAAACCATTATTTTGCGATTGGAGATTGATACGAATCTCGCCCAGTTCGGACGCGCGGCAACAGCAATTGAGCAAGCCAAAGGCGACATCATCGCCATAGACGTCATACATACAGATCGCAATAAGAGTCTGCGTGACTTAACCGTCAAAATTTCTGAGCACGGCGCCGCCGAACGGCTGACAACCGCACTGAAATCACTAGAGGGCATTCGATTGGTTCATATTTCCGATCGCACCTTCCTGCTTCATCTAGGCGGAAAAATAACCGTTCAGCCTAAAACCCCTATCCAAAACCGTGATGATTTATCACGTGTTTATACACCCGATGTCGCTAGAGTGTGTCAAGCCATCTTCGAGGAGCCGTCCAAAGCCTACACCCTCACTGTCAAAAGAAATATGGTCGCCGTCGTTTCCGATGGGAGCGCTGTTCTTGGGCTAGGCAATATCGGCCCCTATGCAGCTATGCCGGTTATGGAAGGCAAGGCAATGCTGTTCAAGCAATTCGCAGACGTCGATGCCTTCCCGATCTGTCTCGACACACAGGATACGGAAGCAATTATCGCTACGATCATTAATATTGCTCCTGCGTTTGGCGGCATTAATCTCGAGGATATTTCCGCGCCGCGCTGCTTTGAAATCGAGCAAAGATTGCGGGGCGTGCTTGACATCCCTGTTTTTCACGATGACCAGCATGGAACAGCCGTTGTTCTATATGCAGGCTTGCTCAATGCGCTAAAGCTCACTGGTCGCAAGCTGAGCGAGGCTCGTATTGTCGTCTGCGGGATCGGAGCTGCTGGTACCGCCTGCTCTAAAATGCTGCTTGCAGGAGGCGCAGAGCATATCGTTGGCGTAGATCGCGAGGGTATTCTGACCGCTAATCAAACTTACGACAATGCAATGTGGCAATGGTATGCAGAGCATACCAACTCACAACGCCAATCTGGAAGCTTAGCAGATGCGTTAAAGGATGCAGATGTATTCATTGGCGTCTCGGCAGGTGGAATACTTACCCGCGCTCTTATCGAGACGATGGCAAAGGACCCCGTTGTATTCGCAATGGCGAATCCTGAGCCTGAGATCCGGCCAGAGCTTGCGGAGGACATCGTTGCTGTCTTCGCAACAGGACGATCCGATTACCCCAATCAGATTAACAATGTGCTATGCTTTCCTGGAATTTTCCGCGGAGCTCTCGACAGCCGTGCCACAACGATAAATGAAGAAATGAAGCTTGCTGCGGCGGAGGCGATCGCATCTGTGATTAGTGATGACGAGCTTAGTCCTATGTATATAGTCCCTAGCGTATTCAACAATCGAGTTGTCGAGGAAGTGCGCCGCCGCGTCATCCAAGCGGCCCAGCAAAGCGGCGTCTCTCGTCGTCAGACAAGAGAATAG
- a CDS encoding C40 family peptidase has protein sequence MHYTMKKRIATATLTAALLFSSISVPAALAAQTGEVQSGVNMRTSPSTSASIIRNLKKGEQVTVIDKVNSYWYKVTDSSGKTGYISTSSQYIELKKDTAVQTGNAVAKASVSFRKAASTSGERIRYLKKGEQITILAKTNSYWYEVQDGNGIRGYVSTQDSFLTITGSIPSNGSGNNGNSGGGGVTAPELSTDAKVEKIIAAGMKYLGTPYEYGSNRNTTTTFDCSDFVRQAFLDALGIKLPADSRQQGQYVKDKGGAKTSWKQLKRGDLVFFMSYKGTKASSYSGIDKSKATISHDGIYLGDGKVLHTYSVEGGGVTVSSIEGTHWEYRMVFGGSAL, from the coding sequence TTGCATTACACCATGAAAAAAAGGATAGCAACAGCAACGTTAACGGCTGCATTATTGTTTAGCTCGATTTCAGTACCAGCAGCATTGGCAGCACAAACAGGAGAGGTACAATCCGGCGTAAATATGCGCACATCTCCCTCTACATCAGCATCGATTATTCGCAACTTAAAGAAAGGCGAGCAAGTAACGGTAATTGATAAGGTGAATTCGTATTGGTACAAAGTGACGGATTCCTCAGGCAAAACCGGATACATATCAACTTCTTCGCAATATATTGAGCTTAAAAAGGATACTGCGGTTCAAACCGGCAACGCAGTAGCTAAAGCATCGGTCTCGTTTCGAAAGGCTGCATCCACATCTGGTGAGAGGATTCGCTATTTAAAGAAGGGTGAGCAGATAACCATTCTTGCGAAAACCAACAGCTATTGGTATGAGGTACAGGATGGAAACGGTATTCGCGGTTATGTTAGCACACAAGATTCATTTCTAACCATAACAGGCTCTATCCCTTCTAATGGATCAGGAAATAACGGAAATAGTGGGGGCGGCGGGGTAACTGCTCCTGAGTTGTCAACGGACGCAAAAGTGGAGAAAATAATTGCAGCAGGCATGAAGTATTTGGGCACGCCTTATGAGTACGGCTCAAATCGAAACACAACAACAACATTTGATTGCTCTGATTTTGTAAGACAAGCCTTCCTGGATGCCCTTGGGATTAAGCTGCCAGCAGATTCACGTCAGCAAGGTCAGTATGTGAAGGATAAGGGCGGAGCCAAGACGAGTTGGAAGCAGTTGAAGCGTGGGGATCTTGTTTTTTTCATGTCCTACAAAGGCACCAAAGCATCCTCATATAGCGGGATAGATAAATCTAAGGCAACGATTTCGCACGATGGCATTTATCTAGGAGACGGCAAGGTGCTGCATACGTATTCGGTTGAGGGCGGCGGCGTTACGGTTAGCAGCATTGAAGGAACTCACTGGGAGTATCGTATGGTGTTTGGCGGAAGCGCACTATAA